In Pectinophora gossypiella chromosome 5, ilPecGoss1.1, whole genome shotgun sequence, a genomic segment contains:
- the LOC126366995 gene encoding glycine dehydrogenase (decarboxylating), mitochondrial translates to MQRFLARGVVSNVTLESLQRSFGKEVVLRNGVRCVMTQSTKSDNLFPERVDFPSRHIGPRDHDIVTMLDLLGYKSLDQLTKDAVPEKIQLRGLMDISDPMSEYDLIERVRKIAENNQIWRSYIGMGYHNCCVPHTIMRNLFENPGWTTQYTPYQPEVAQGRLESLLNYQTMVSDLTGLDVANASLLDEGTAAAEALSLCHRHNKRTKFVVSERLHPQTLAVVQTRLDALGLEVIVVPDVRQMDYAQRDISAVLLQCPDTRGLVYDYSGLTAVAHEHGTLVVVATDLLAMALLRPPAECGASLAVGTSQRLGVPLGYGGPHAGFFAAEHALVRLMPGRMVGVTRDATGRDAYRLALQTREQHIRRDKATSNICTAQALLANMSAMFAVYHGPQGLRDIASRVHNATLVLDHGIRQRGHKQSNDVYFDTLHVVPLSEHDANAIKQRAQEKKINLRYFEDGAVGVALDETTTMQDVDDLLWIFDCQPVKNVMESGDVRSRSIQQGPFRRTSPYLTHPVFNMHHSETKLVRYMKRLENKDISLVHSMIPLGSCTMKLNSTTEMMPCSFKHFTDIHPFAPLDQCEGYHTLFEELASDLCAITGYDRVSFQPNSGAQGEYAGLRTIKSYHEFHGDMGRNICLIPVSAHGTNPASAHMAGMKVCAIRVTPSGEIDMEHLKDKVEEHSEKLSCLMLTYPSTFGVFEERAADVCELVHKHGGQVYLDGANMNAQVGLCRPGDYGSDVSHLNLHKTFCIPHGGGGPGMGPIGVKAHLAPFLPSHPVVDPLADLGEKAHSFGSVSAAPFGSSAILPISWAYIKMMGPKGLKRATQVAILNANYMSKRLEGHYKTLYKGDRGLVAHEFIIDVRDLKKSANIEPGDIAKRLMDFGFHAPTMSWPVAGTLMIEPTESEDLQELDRFCEAMITIRKEIKDIEDGVMDKRVNPLKMAPHTQQEVISEDWNRPYTREQAAFPAPFVKGETKIWPTVGRIDDMYGDKHLVCTCPPVLDDF, encoded by the exons atgcaGAGGTTTTTAGCTCGCGGGGTTGTGAGTAATGTTACTCTGGAAAGTCTTCAGAGAAGTTTTGGAAAGGAGGTAGTGTTGAGAAATGGCGTGCGATGTGTGATGACACAGAGCACGAAATCCGACAACTTGTTCCCTGAGAGAGTGGACTTCCCCAGTAGACATATCGGCCCACGTGATCATGATATCGTCACTATGTTGGATCTTCTAGGTTACAAG AGCTTGGATCAGCTGACTAAAGATGCGGTCCCAGAAAAAATTCAGCTACGAGGACTCATGGATATTAGTGACCCGATGA GCGAATACGACCTTATTGAGAGAGTACGGAAAATAGCAGAGAACAATCAAATATGGCGGTCATACATCGGTATGGGATATCATAACTGTTGCGTTCCTCACACCATAATGAGGAATTTATTCGAGAACCCTGGCTG GACCACTCAATACACACCATACCAACCAGAAGTAGCCCAAGGGAGACTGGAAAGTCTTTTAAATTATCAAACTATGGTTAGCGACCTTACCGGCTTGGACGTGGCCAACGCATCATTACTCGACGAAGGCACCGCAGCAGCCGAAGCCTTGTCTCTTTGTCATAG GCATAACAAACGAACCAAGTTTGTGGTATCGGAACGTCTTCACCCTCAAACATTAGCCGTGGTACAAACTCGGTTGGACGCTCTGGGTCTGGAAGTGATCGTAGTACCTGATGTTCGCCAGATGGACTACGCACAAAGAGACATTTCTGCCGTACTGCTGCAATGCCCTGATACGAGGGGGCTGGTGTATGACTACTCCGGTTTAACAGCTGTCGCCCATGAACATGGA ACTTTAGTTGTAGTAGCAACAGACCTGTTAGCGATGGCTCTACTTCGCCCACCAGCGGAATGTGGAGCATCCCTCGCAGTAGGCACTTCCCAAAGACTAGGAGTCCCCCTAGGGTATGGAGGACCACATGCCGGGTTCTTCGCTGCAGAACATGCGTTAGTTCGCCTTATGCCTGGCAGAATGGTTGGTGTAACCAGAGATGCTACAGGAAGAGACGCCTACAG GTTGGCATTACAAACTCGAGAGCAGCACATACGTCGAGACAAAGCTACGTCCAATATTTGTACTGCCCAGGCGCTCCTAGCCAATATGTCGGCTATGTTTGCAGTTTATCATGGACCTCAAGGTTTGAGAGATATTGCGTCCAGAGTTCATAATGCTACTTTGGTGCTGGATCATGGAATAAGACAGCGTGGACATAAACAGTCCAACGACGTGTACTTCGATACTCTACACGTCGTTCCACTATCTGAACATGATGCGAATGCCATCAAACAACGAGCACAAGAAAAGAAGATTAATCTGCGCTACTTCGAAGATGGCGCGGTCGGAGTAGCTTTAGACGAGACCACCACTATGCAAGATGTTGATGATTTACTGTGGATATTTGACTGCCAGCCTGTCAAAAAT gtaATGGAAAGCGGTGACGTTAGATCACGTAGTATACAGCAGGGGCCATTCCGTAGAACATCTCCTTACCTCACACATCCAGTATTTAATATGCATCATTCTGAAACGAAGCTTGTGCGTTACATGAAACGATTGGAGAACAAAGATATATCTTTAGTGCATTCAATGATACCTTTG GGATCGTGCACAATGAAATTGAATTCGACGACAGAAATGATGCCGTGTTCTTTCAAACACTTCACGGACATCCATCCATTTGCTCCATTGGATCAGTGTGAAGGTTATCATACTCTATTCGAAGAGCTTGCCAGTGACCTTTGTGCTATAACTGGCTACGATAGAGTTTCATTCCAGCCAAACAG TGGAGCTCAAGGAGAGTACGCGGGGTTGCGAACCATCAAAAGCTATCACGAATTCCATGGTGACATGGGTCGCAACATTTGCCTTATTCCCGTGAGCGCCCACGGTACTAACCCTGCGTCCGCGCATATGGCTGGTATGAAGGTTTGCGCTATCCGTGTCACACCATCTGGAGAAATTGACATGGAACATTTGAAAGACAAG GTGGAGGAACACAGTGAGAAGTTGTCATGCCTCATGTTGACGTATCCAAGCACATTCGGAGTGTTTGAGGAACGCGCAGCTGACGTCTGCGAATTGGTGCATAAGCATGGAGGACAGGTTTATCTAGATGGTGCTAACATGAACGCCcaa GTAGGATTATGTCGTCCAGGGGATTACGGCAGTGATGTATCTCATCTTAATTTGCACAAGACATTCTGTATACCACATGGCGGTGGTGGTCCTGGGATGGGTCCCATTGGAGT CAAGGCTCACTTGGCACCATTCCTGCCATCACATCCTGTAGTTGATCCACTCGCTGATTTAGGTGAAAAGGCTCACAGTTTCGGATCTGTCAGTGCTGCACCGTTTGGGTCTTCAGCTATCCTTCCTATTTCGTGGGCGTACATCAAA ATGATGGGTCCGAAAGGCTTGAAACGAGCTACGCAAGTGGCTATTTTAAATGCAAATTATATGTCGAAAAGATTAGAAGGACACTATAAGACTTTATACAAGGGTGACCGAGGACTTGTCGCTCACGAATTCATCATTGACGTGCGAGATCTGAAGAAAAGTGCTAACATTGAACCTGGTGATATTGCCAAGCGTCTTATGGATTTCG GTTTCCATGCGCCTACAATGTCCTGGCCAGTCGCAGGCACTCTGATGATTGAACCAACAGAATCTGAAGACTTACAAGAGCTAGACCGATTTTGTGAAGCTATGATAACTATAAGAAAGGAAATTAAAGATATCGAAGACGGCGTTATGGATAAGCGAGTGAATCCCTTAAAG ATGGCACCACATACACAACAAGAAGTTATATCCGAAGACTGGAATCGTCCTTACACTCGAGAGCAAGCTGCGTTTCCTGCT CCGTTCGTTAAAGGTGAGACGAAGATTTGGCCAACAGTTGGACGTATCGACGACATGTACGGCGACAAACATCTTGTATGCACCTGCCCTCCTGTGCTTGATGACTTTTAA